Sequence from the Babylonia areolata isolate BAREFJ2019XMU chromosome 25, ASM4173473v1, whole genome shotgun sequence genome:
ATCCTAAATGACTCTACAAAAGAATTGTGATaactgaaaaaagagagaggatacTTTGTGAGAAAAATTATGATGATGGTTGCAATCTCAGCTCATTTTTCCATTGTGCtagtttcttttcatttgtttttgtcaaCAAGCTTACATCTTTCATATATTTTCAGGGAAATGTTAGAAAATTAAATTCTTCACATGCAGAGGCAAATTACAAAGTGAAACAAACCAACCACAAAAAGTTTGGATGATTAGTCGTTGATAGATCAAAATTCAGTCATTAGTATCATCCTGTAACTTTCATTACTGATTCTTAAGATTATTCTGATCTCAGTGATCTGGTTTGTGATTTAACTTTTTGCTTCCTTTACTTGCTTTTGAGTTATGGAAGTTGCACTTTTTGTATGTAGAATTATTCTTCTGTCTCTTGGGTTGAAGTGGTGACATGCCTGTGctatgtttgtttctgtttcaggaAAAACACTTTTTTGAGAACCTGGATGCTGACCTTCTGGTGCAGTTTCTGAAGGAAGACCTGTACGTTGACGCTCCCGAAGACTTCCTGCTCTTCCTGGTCCGCCGCTGGGTGAAGACAAGGGAGGAGGAACGAAAAGATTTGTTGCTTCCTCTCCTTCGCCTGATTCGTTTTCCCCTCATCGACATAGAGACACTGGAAACCATGCCCCATTCGGTGACCCAGTTTCCAGAGGTAGAGGACGCTGTAGAGGAGGCCAAGcactacaacaacaatatctCGGCCCAGTGTCAGAAACAAGAACTTCGCTTCTGCGCACGTGGGACTCGGCCCAATGTTGTCATGTTTTCTTTTCCAGATGGGCGGTTCATTCTGAATTACCGCAGCATGGATTCAGAAAACCCCTCAACCTGCCTGGAGGAGATTGAGAGTAAGGTTGTGGGTGTGGATTTCAGCTATACCATGATGGTGACAATGGGTGATTTTCAATACGCCACTGGCGGTTATGACCTCACTGTTTGCAGCAACAGTCAAATGTTCCGCTACAATGCCCGCACACGAGAGTGGCTAGAGCTGGCCTCCATGATCCAGACCCGGGTGTCCCATTCCATGTGTGCCGCAGGTGGGCAGatcgtggtggtggggggtgtggaccACCAGGTGGGGGAGaatggggagaaggaagaagttcTGGCATCAGCTGAGATCTATGATGTGATGGACAATGCCTGGATCCCTTTGCCAGACCTTGTCTACGGTTCTTACGATCATGCCAGTGTCATTAACGACGGGGTGGTGTATATAACAGGGGGAATTAGTGGTGACCCCTATGAAACCATACCCACTGCCGCTGCCTACAAACTGCGACTGGGCTCTGAGGCATGGGAGCCGATGCGTGGGATGCTGCACCCCAGACAAGGTCACAGTCTTACCGCCGTCAACAATCGCTTGTTTGCTGTCGGCGGCTACACCTGCTATCAGGACCAAGCGATCGGAGGATTCAGGGACTGTGTGCAAAATGAGGTCTATGACCTGGAGACCAACCAGTGGACAGAGATCACCCCGACGCCACCTTCTTTTGGGCACCTGCTGCGGTCTGTTGCTCTCCATGCCAACAAAATCTACATCTTTGGTAATGGCCATCTTGGCTGCTATGATGTTGACAAGGATGCGTTTGAATGTCTGGAGTATTACGGACAGTTCATCCAGAAACTGGCTGTGATGAGAGTGGCCTACCCATCAGCTCGTCACATCAGTTGATGAGGTGTGACTGTAGCTAGCAGGTGTCTGCTGCAAGTTTGTCACAACGGTCTGGATTCACATTTTAGTTTTTAGCTTTCAAGATTGATGTGTAGCTTTTTTTGTAGCATTTCCATTGaataaaaggaaacacacacacaaacacacacacatgtgcacacacacacgcacacatatttatatataagtAGTTAGCTTAGCTTTTCATGTATCCCAGTTTTAGCATTTATTTTTTCCAGACAACCCATCATTTATATAtttcacatatatatgcatatttttAGATAATGAATAAGCAGTTGATTGCTTTGATTTTATGCATGTTGAAGATAATGGTTGATTCTTATTCCTTTGCACATGGCTtgttcagtgtttgtttgatAGGCTGTGACTGAATTTtttaccaccctcctcccttcacccaccccacctcccacctctcacCCCTGTCCCGTTAACTACACTTTACatgccatcccccccccaacccccatcccccactctgacCCCCCATacggacatatgcacacactctgcTCTATACATGAATgcatacccccttctctctcttccacactcctgctctctcacacacacatgcacacgcacacgtcttGAAAATAATCTGTGTTTTAACtagttcctcttcttttttttatattaaaaaacaaaacatatacagacagacaagcaaataaAACTCTTATACAATTATTTGTCTTGTATTTTTGTTATGATGGACAATGTTGATGTCTTTAGGAATTGACAGTTGTTTACACATGTCTGAGTTTCTGAATAATATTATGTATCTTTTTTCCacaaatctgttttgttttgttttttccatttttgaCATTGTCGTGGGGGTGAGCATTTTGAGGTTTGGTAACAAAAACTAGCTTCATGAGGAATTTGTCCCATGGCCGTGCATGTCTTGCATTTGTCGTATTTTGTGTGGCCAGTTTCACGGCTACTTCACCACCATCCTAGTGGAGTACCAACCATTCATACAACCCTTTTGCAAGGATGTCTGCCTGTCCTAATATCTCCTGTCTATGCATCTCttctcattttttccccctctctctctctctctctaactcactgacagctgtgctctctctttctcactgcaaTATGATTATTTGCTACAGGATTGTTGCACTTATAGTTATACACATGTTATTTGATGATATGTTGAACAAATCTcaacattgttgtttgttttatagtTAATGAAATTCATCCCAGTTACTGATCCTGATTGATcttggggaaagagaaaggggagaaaagagaggagtGCGTCATAGCATTGAATCAAGCACTTCCAGTTCCATGTCACTTTTGACACAGTTCTTTGTTCACGTTCCCTTTTATGAAATCAGTCTTTGTTTCCTGCCTGTGCCATTTAAAAACACACTCATATTAAATTTTTGTGTAAATTCCACAACAAGAAGTGTATATGTtatattttgttatttgttttctatGATTTACTTGTAAATTATTTTGTAGAAATATATGCAGTGTGTATTCTGTAttggtgaatgtgcatgtgtgtgtgtgtgtgctacaggattttctttttctttttcttttcttttttataacaaTTTACATTTGAATTTTGATTCTATTTCCAATTTCTACTTAATTGtaatgactttttttctctcagtgaATCTGATGGAAACTTGttaatttatctgtgtgtgtgtgtgtgtgtgtgtgtgtgtgtgtgtatttatgactTTTTGAAGAATATTTATTCTCATTTTTTATTTCTCATTTACTATGCTATAGTTTGtagaataataatattatatactTTCGCTTATATAGTAAATTGTACATTCTTtaatttcgttttgctttttgttttgatttctgtgCATTTTTCTTTGATTAAGGGCTGATTTTGCAGTGCATTCAAAATGCTCACTTGCCATGCAGCAATGTATTATCAGACATACACCAGAGGTGCAGAATCTGTAGAACCTCAGGTTTGGTAGATCTGTACCATGCAAACTTTTAGTACTACTCCACAGCCAAAAGACAGGTGGTGTTTCAATATGATCAGATGGTCAAGCTGGTTAAGGACTTAATGTTTGTGTAATGCTTTGTCGGGGACTGTTTCAGTGAGCCAGCCAGCTATGCCAAAATAATGTGCAATGTCTGTGACAGAGTATATAGCTCTTGTGTGATTTAAATCATGGTTGTGAAATGATTGCTTGTATGCAAATGCATAATTTACATATTATTAACTCAGACCACAAGGAAATGAAAATGAACTGGTgtattttgtttgactgtgttctAAAAGAAAATGGAGGATTTGTTCAGTTTGTTAATAAGGTGATtgaattgtttgcttgtttggtttgaatgatgattttttttccaatcaagaGGAACAGCAGAGGTACTGCCAATTTTAATTAGTTCATGTCCCAACCTTTCACTAAGACTGCCataagaatgaaacaaaaaaaaagaacaacaacaaaatcattgcATTACTCATCAGTCACAGCTCCCCACCTTGCACTGTTAGGAGCTTTCTTTATCAGACTGGCTGCAGGTCATTCCAGTCCTGTACAGGGTCAGGCCCCATCCCGCTCCATGCCTCTCTGGGCTggactctttctctgtttcagttgTAAGTTCTTGGTAAGGGATTGCTTCATCTGGACGGATGGTGGGGTTTTGGAAGTGTGTGTTTAATCCCCACTGCTTTCAGCAAACGATCTCAAGTGGCCTTTGTTCTGGTTTTGTTTGGTCTTCTTCACTGACTTGTCCCTCTTTTTTGTCTTCCTGGTCCATTCACTTTTGTTGTGGGGAAGTCCAGACTTGATTAATGGGCATTCTTGTTATGTTGCATTTTTGGGGGGCCTGGGACTTGTGGTTCCCAGTGGCAATAAGTTActtggttttgtatgcctgttaagTGTTATTAAATATTTTTCGTATTGTGTGTAACTGTTTTTATtttcaggtcttttttttgggtttttttgttagtgTTCTGCTGGCAAGAAATGGACAGAATGGTCAAAGGCGTGTCCTAGGTTTATTTGCATGAGTATGACTGTGGTTGtgccttattttcttttccagttctctctctctctctctctctctctctctctctagttcaaGGAGATTGATATTTAGtttttcagtcctgatatggccctgtgtggtcaggtGGACTAAAGCAATAAAGATAATAATCTTGGGAAAGTTTTTTTTACCAGTTTGTAATGTATGTTTGGCTTGCAGGGCTGTTATACTGAAAAGTTACAGTTGTGAAACTTTTGTCTCAGGGACAGGCACTAGCTTCCCAATTGTCAGTGTCGTTTTGCAGACAGGGCATCTTTGAAATCTCTTGTTGCTTACAAAAGTATTTTTGAACAGTTATtctattgttggttttgtttgaaaGTGATGAACAGAGCTTGAGGCTGGTGGGTAAAACCAGGGGCCACATGACCTACAACCtcagtcatgtgtgaatgtggAGTATTTATAGCACCTGACCATTTATTTCattggtttatttattgattgcttGAATCCCAGAGGACCACTTTTATTTTTAACTGAGAGTTGATGCTTGTGTTGAATTGTGATACATTCCAATAAAACCTAGGTTTAACATTttttaagcatatatatatatatatatatatatatatatttttttttttttttttttttcaaagatgtaTTTCATTTACAGCTGCCTGTGACCAAGATTATTTCAAGTGATTTTGTCATGGCgttgtttgttgtgatgtgtggtggtgaCTCTTGGTGCTTTATTTGACACCTGTGATGACCCTTAATTTTTTTAATTAGCAGCTGTGAAGATAACTGATCTACTGCAGAGTTCTGTGTCTTCATCCAAACCAGAAATGAACAAAACAGATATCCTCTCCCATGCATTGTATATTCTGCTGCCTTTCTGCTGCTCTCTTCATGGCCAAATGAttaggaagaaggaagaggtatgCACTGAGCTGCTGTTTATTCTCTGAGGAGGGAGTAGCAACAAAGTTCCTTTGAATTTGAGAGaggagtttgttttgtttacattgttttgtttacattctaattcttttctttctttaccttttctttctttttaagcaaTCACATCTCTTCTTTCATTTcagattatttcttcttttttgtttgtttttttgttttatttttgtttttcatgtctggctttgttgttgtttttgcattgcTTTCTTAAtgaaaaagagatgggaggacatgGAAAAAGAAAACGATGAGAATAAAAAGCATACCAGAACACATTCACTTTGATTATCATGTTATTTTACcacttcacattctctctctctctctctctctctctctctctctctctctttctttctaatgCCCTTCTGTATTGTCTCTGCATGTCTTTTACCTCACTTCACTCTTCTGTTTGACAAATTCACAAATAGAGTTATTGCTAAATAGCAGTTAAAAAATAGAAAGTAATGGTAAGAGGGGGAAAATTGTTGTTTGAAATAGATGTTTCCTTACTTTTTGGTGGAGAAAAATGGATATAATAATAAATCAAGCCATTGCCTTAATGTTTGGTTGAAATCAGCAGAAATCAATTTGCAGAAGCAG
This genomic interval carries:
- the LOC143299777 gene encoding kelch-like protein 36, whose amino-acid sequence is MATSGTGDGAEVGQRFECIVIEPGKLKYMNPNFNKVQGKMYDYKCDIKLTVQGANFKAHRDVLAEASDYFSAMFSHDMLEREKDVITLQGVSPGGFAVILDYFYHGHVTIDHDNIEDVLEASRFFHVEFLVEACCDYLVHQLGMENYQNVLILADKYWLGDLRADIFAFLGSNIMKLSEEKHFFENLDADLLVQFLKEDLYVDAPEDFLLFLVRRWVKTREEERKDLLLPLLRLIRFPLIDIETLETMPHSVTQFPEVEDAVEEAKHYNNNISAQCQKQELRFCARGTRPNVVMFSFPDGRFILNYRSMDSENPSTCLEEIESKVVGVDFSYTMMVTMGDFQYATGGYDLTVCSNSQMFRYNARTREWLELASMIQTRVSHSMCAAGGQIVVVGGVDHQVGENGEKEEVLASAEIYDVMDNAWIPLPDLVYGSYDHASVINDGVVYITGGISGDPYETIPTAAAYKLRLGSEAWEPMRGMLHPRQGHSLTAVNNRLFAVGGYTCYQDQAIGGFRDCVQNEVYDLETNQWTEITPTPPSFGHLLRSVALHANKIYIFGNGHLGCYDVDKDAFECLEYYGQFIQKLAVMRVAYPSARHIS